A region of the Hyalangium ruber genome:
GCTGAACCAGGTGTCCAGCACGTCCGGATCCTGCGTGAAGCTCGAGCCGGCGCACTTGGGGCAGGCCGTCGGCTGCTGGCGGGCGACGATGGGATCCGCGCGGGAGAAGTCGATGCCCCCCAGCCGCACCGTGGGCGCGTCGATGGGCAGGTCGGTGTCATCCCCCAGCCGCGGGCTGCACGCCGTGCAGTAGTAGGCGGGAATCTGATGGCCCCACCAGAGCTGGCGGCTGACGCACCAGTCGTGGATGTTGCGCATCCACTGGAAGTAGGTGGCCGTCCACGATTCGGGGACGAACTTGGTGCGGCCCTGCTCCACCGCCTCGATGGCGGGCTTGGCCAGCGGCTCGGTCTTCACGAACCACTGCGGGGACAGGCGCGGCTCCACCACCGTGTTGCACCGCTGGCAGTGCCCCACGGAGAGCGTGTGCGGCTCCTCCTTGTCCAGGTAGCCCTGCAGGCTCAGCTCTTCGAGGACCTTCTTGCGCGCCTCGTAGCGGTCCAGCCCCGCGTACAGGCCGGCCTCTTTGTTGGTGCGCGCGTTCTCATCGAAGATCGAGATCATCGGCAGGTTGTGCCGAAGGCCCGTCTGGTAGTCGTTGAAGTCGTGCGCCGGCGTCACCTTCACCACGCCGGTGCCGAACTCCATGTTCACCAGCTCGGCGTCCGCGACGATGGGAATCTCGCGGTCGACCAGCGGCAGCACCACGGTGCCTCCCGCCAGCCCCGTGTAGCGCGGGTCCTCCGGGTGGATGGCCACCGCGGTGTCGCCGAGCATCGTCTCCGGGCGCGTGGTGGCCACCGTGAGCGTCCGGTCACTGCCCTTCACCGGATAGCGGATGTGCCAGATCGAGCCCTTCTGGGCCTCGTCGTGCTCGACTTCCAGGTCACTCAGCGCGGTGTGGCACGAGGGGCACCAGTTGATGAGCTTCTGGGCCCGGTAGATGAGGCCCTCCTCGTACAGCCGGACGAACACCTCGCGCACCGCGGCCGAGGACTTCTCGTCCATGGTGAAGCGCTCGCGGCTCCAGTCCAGCGAGGCGCCCAGGTAGCGGTGCTGCTCGCCGATGCGCGCGCCGTACTTGTTCTTCCAGTCCCAGACGCGCTTGAGGAACTCCTGGCGGCCCAGGTCGTGACGGCTCTTCTTCTCCGTCTTCTTCAGCTCCTTCTCCACCACCATCTGGGTGGCGATGCCGGCGTGGTCCGTGCCGGGCATCCAGAGGGTGTTGTAGCCACTCATCCGCTTCCAGCGGATGAGCGTGTCCTCGATGGTGGCGGTGAGCGCGTGGCCCAGGTGCAGGCTGCCCGTCACGTTGGGCGGCGGCAGCACGATGCTGAAGGGAGGCTTCTCGGAGGTCGCCTCGGCGCGGAAGTAGTTACGCTCGAGCCAGAAGTCGGACCAGCGGTCTTCGACTTCGGTGGGCTCGTAGGCCTTGGACAGTTCGATGGTGTCGGTCATCGCGGGAGGCCGGCCCCGCGGGCCGGCAGGGAATCGGGAATCGGGTCGGGTTCAGCAACTCAGTGCTGGGTCTCTCGGTCCTTGATCAGCCGCTCCAGCTCCTCGCGGATGATCGTCTCGGCGAGCTGCGGTACCACTTCCCAGGCGATCTTCTCGATGACCTCTCGGGAGGCCTTCGAGAGCGCCGCACGCAGCTGGGCCTCTCCACCATCCGCGGCCGGACGCGCCGCTGCCTGGGGAGTCCCCATGTCGAGGGAGATCTCCTCCGCGCCGCTGGGCTCCGGCAGGGAGTCTTCAATGGAGATGGCCTGAGCCTGGCGAGGCTGCGGCGCGGCCTGCGGCGCGGGAGCCCCGAGCCCGAAGGGATCGCGCCCCCTCGGCTGAGCACCCGGCGGCGTAGCGGCGGGCAGGCCCGCGCCCGCGGGCGGACGCGGCAGGCCACCGGCACCCGGCGCGGGAGGAATCCCAGGCCCCGGAGGACGCGCCATGCCCGGTCCCGGCGGCATGCCCGGCCCTGGAGGACGCGCACCCGGCGCAGGCGGCACGCCCGGTCCCGGAGGACGCGCGCCCGGCGGCACGCCCGGTCCCGGCGGCATGCCCGGCCCTGGAGGACGCGCCATGCCCGGTCCCGGCGGCATGCCCGGCCCCGGAGGACGCGCGCCCGGCGGCACTCCCGGCCCCGGCGGCATGCCCGGCCCTGGAGGACGCGCACCCGGCGGCACGCCCGGTCCCGGCGGCATGCCCGGCCCTGGAGGACGCGCCATGCCCGGCCCCGGCGGCATGCCCGGCCCCGGAGGACGCGCGCCCGGCGGCACGCCCGGTCCCGGTGGCATACCCGGCCCCGGAGGACGCGCACCCGGCGGCACTCCCGGCCCCGGAGGACGAGGAGCCCCTGCGGCGGCGGGAGGCGGAGCGGCGGGTCCCGGAGGCGCGGCGGCGGGCCGAGTCACCTGCGTGGCGGCCGAGGCCGGCATGGTGTTCGACTTCTGGCCCACCATCGCCTTCACCTTGTCGAGGAGCACCTGGCTCTCGAAGGGCTTGGTGACGTGATCATCGGCCCGGGCGGCCCGCGCGCGGTTCTCGTCGAAGGCCTCGAAGGTGCCAGCCAGCAGGAGCACGGGGATGTGCTGGGTGGACGGGTCGTTCTTTACGGCCTCGCACACCTCGTAGCCGCTCTTTCCCGGCATCATCACGTCGGCGAGGATCACGTCCGGACGCAGCTCGCGGGCGCGGGAGATCGCATCCAACCCGTTGTCCACCGCGGTCACCTGGAAGTCCTCGGTCGCGAAGATCATCCCAATGACCTTGCGGATGGTGAGCGAGTCGTCGGCGACCAGCAGATTCTTGGGCATCGGTGTCGGGCCTCGGGGGAATCAACCCCCAGAATTCGTTGAGGAAACGGGGGGTCTGGAAACGCAATACACCCCGCTGTCAATCGGGGCAGCTTAGGGTTTGCGCTCCAGACCGATCAAGAAAACATGTGCTGCACGTCCAGGAAGAGCACGGGGCCAGGCAATCCCGGCGAGGAGAACTCGCCGCGCCCCTCCGCGGGCTCGAACTGCTGGCGTACGCCCAGCACCCGCGTGGCACACCACCCTACGTTCTGTCCCGCAAGCTCCGTCAACACGAAGAAGGGCTCCACCTGAATGGGTGCGCCGAGCATCGCTGGCGCCGAGTAGATGGGCCAGAGAATCTGCGCATGGGGAAAGACGCCCGCCACCGAACCGCTCTGAACCGGCAACATGCTGAAGGCTTCTCCCTGAGTGACCACCTGGGAGACGAGCGCCAGCGGCAGCCCGAACAGCCGCCCCTGGGATTCGAGGATGAGCGCCCGCTCAGGGGGACGCTCCGCGAGCAGGACGGGCCTCGGAGGAGATGAAGGGCCTCGGGGGCCGACCCGCTGGGGCAGTGCCTCGGCGATGAGCTCCAGGTAGAGCCGCTCCTTATGGAGGACCGCGCCCCGGCTCAGGGGCGCCAGGGTGTCCCCCAGCCCGGCAGGCAGGAGGAAGAAGGGGGCCTGGGCCACGTCCGCCACCTCGACCACCGAGCGCACCCGCACCGCCAGTGTGGGACTCACATCCAGCACCACCACCATGCCCATCACCGTCTCGGGGCTGCCTCCCAGGAGCGAAGAGAGGTCCTTCACCTCGAGCATGCCCCGCAGGCTGGTGCCATCACTGCCCGGCAGGGCAACCTCCATGACGGAGGTCGCCTCGATGGCGTAGCGCGTCGCACCCGCCTCCACCAGCAGACACAGCCGTCGTCCGCTTTCGAAAGGAGCCACGGGGAGGGAGGCTAGCAGGCCTCCTATCAATGATGCTAAAGCCGAAAAGCAATGGCGCGCATCCTTCTCGTCGACGACGAAAAGATGGCCCGGACGCTGTACGGGGACTACCTCGGCGCGGCCGGACACTCCGTCACAGCCGTAGGTGGCCTGGAGGAGGCCCAGGAGGCGCTGGCCAGCGCGCCCTTCGACGCGGTGGTGACGGATCTGATCCTCCCAGGCGCCGACGGCATGGAGGTGCTCCGCTACACCAAGGAGCGCTACCCCGGTACCGAGGTGGTGGTCATCACCGGCCTGGACAAGGTGGACCCCGCCGTGCGCGCCATCAAGAGCGGCGCGGCCGAGTACCTGGTGAAGCCGGTGGCGCCGGAGGCCTTGCAGCATGCGGTGCGCCGCGCCCTCACCACGCGGGACTTGCTCCGCGAGAACGCCTCGCTGCGCCAGTACGTCTCGCTGCTGGAGATGGGACAGCGCATCGCCACCACGCTGGACCGCGAGCGGCTCACCCTCACCGCGTGCAGCGCGCTGGAGGGGCAGACGTTCGCCAGCGCGGTGATGCTGCTGATGCGCGACGGCTTCAGCCTGCGGCTGCACGGCTCGAGCGGACTGCAGCCGGAGGAGGTGGCCACGCTCTCCCCGGTGCTCGCCTCGCAGCTGCGCGAGGTGCGCACCGCGCGAGCGCTGGAAGGGCTGCCCTGCTCGCACACGCACGTGCTCGCCTTCCCCGCCAGCGACGGCGAGGGGGTACACGGCCACATCGTCCTCTTCTTCTCCAGTGCGCCGCCGGAGAACGTGCCCGAGGTGGTCGGCTACCTGTCGCGCCACTACGCGCTGGCGCTGCGCAACATGGGGCGCTTCGCCGAGGTGGAGGATCTGGCCTACATGGACGATCTCACCCACCTCTACAACACGCGCTACCTGCACATGGTGCTGGACCGCGAGGTGAAGAGCGCCCAGCAGGCGCAGACGTGCTTCAGCCTGCTCTTCATGGACCTGGACCACTTCAAGGCCGTGAACGACACGCACGGGCACCTGGTGGGCTCCAAGCTGCTGGTGGAGGTGGGCCGAGTGCTCAAGGGCTGCGTGCGCGACCGCGACGTGGTGGTGCGCTACGGCGGTGATGAGTACGTGGTGCTGCTGCGCGGCACCGACTCGGGCGGCGCCCTCAAGGTGGCCGAGCGAATCCGCCGCACCATGGAGAGCCACCGCTTCACGCCGCGCGAGGGGTTGGCGCTCTCGCTCACCACCTGCGTGGGCGTGGCCAGCTTCCCCGAGCACGCCCGCGACAAGATGGCGCTGCTCGACATGGCCGACCGCGCCATGTACCGGGGCAAGCGCGGCACGCGAAATGTTGTCTATATGGCAGCGATGGACCTGGAGGCCCCGCCCGCCGAGCGCAAGGCGGCGGGCTAGGCCCCTCTCCCGGCCTCAGCGCCGCAGGCTGCCCACCGTCATCCGCTTGGGCAGCGGCGCATCTTCCGCCGTCGCCCCACCCTCCTTGCCCACCGACTCCACCGCCTCGTGCGGGGCGCCGGAGGTGATGAGCCGGTACTTCTCCGAGGCGTCGCGGTCGTGGTGGGCCTGGGACGGGTCCAGCCGGGCGATGAGCTGCCAGAAGAGCGCGGCGTGCTCCCGCTCCTCGTCCATCACGTGCTGGAGGATGGCCTTGGCCTCCTCGTTGTCCGTGGCCTCGATGTGGGCGGCATAGAGGTTGATGGCATCCAGCTCCGCCTCGATGTTGAGGCGGATGGAGCGTGCCAGCTCGGAGTCGGAGAGCTTGCGGGGCACCAGGGAATGGAACGGGTTGGTCTGCGGCATGTCAGCCTCCGGCCCGAAGCATCCGCACGGTCAGGCTCCGGGTCAACGGAATCCGCGACTGTGCGTTGCACACGGACACAGGCTCCGCCATGCTCTCGGGGCATGGAGACTCCCGCACCGCTCGTCCACCTCCTGCAGGCCTTGGAGGTGGGTGACTTGACGGCAGCGAGGGCCGCGGCCGCGGCCCTCCAACGCTCCGGTGCGGGCTCGACCCAGCTGGCCGCCGAGGTGCTTCATGAGCTGCGCCAGCCGCTGCTCGGCGTGAAGGCCTACGCCCAGCTGCTCGCCGAGAGCTCCGGGCCCACGGGCCCGCTGAAGCTGCTCCTGGCGCAGGTCGAGCGCATGGAGCAGATCATCTCCGACTTCGTGCGGCTCTCCAGCGATCGGCCCGCGCCCCAGCACCGACTCGCGCTGGCCACCGCCGCGTGGGCCGCCGCCAAGCTCTTCTCGCTCAACCCGGACTCGGCCCGCATCTCGCTCGAGGTCGAGGCCCCCGAGCAGATCACCGTCCTGGGCAACGCCCGCCTGCTGGAGCAGCTCACCCTCAATCTGCTCAACAACGCGCGCGACGCCATGTCCGGCCGCGGCCGCATCAAGGTGCTCATCACCACCGAGGGCACCTCCCCCGTCATGTACGTGGCCGACTGGGGGCCGGGCATTCCGCCGGAGCTGCGCGACCGGATCTTCGAGCCCTACGTCTCCAACAGCAAACGCGGCACGGGCCTGGGCCTGGCGGTGTGCCGGCGCATTGCCCAGGAGCACCGCGCGCAGATCACCCTGGCGCCCTCCAGCGCGCTGCCGGATCAGCCGCCGCCGGCCACCGTGTTCCGCATCGTCTTCCCCGCCGCCGTCGAGGCGGCCCCGCCCCCCGAGCGCAAGCGGGTGCTCATCGTCGATGACGAGAGCATCATCCGCATGGTCTTCAAGGACCTGATGAGCACCGAGTGCGAGGTGCTCGAGGCGGGCTCGGGCGAAGAGGCCCTGGAGATGCTGCGCTCGCAGGAGGTGGACCTCATCGTCACCGACAAGAACCTGCCGGGCATCTCCGGGCTGGCGCTGGCCCAGCAGGTGCGAAGGAAGACCCCCGGGGCGCGCTTCATCCTGATGACGGGCTACCCGTCGCTGAGCACCACGCAGGAGGCGCTGGAGCTGGGCATCATCGACTACCTGCTCAAGCCCTTCGACGACATCCGCCAGGTGCGCAACCTCATCCGCACCGCGCTCTCGGCCCCGCCGCC
Encoded here:
- a CDS encoding demethoxyubiquinone hydroxylase family protein, producing the protein MPQTNPFHSLVPRKLSDSELARSIRLNIEAELDAINLYAAHIEATDNEEAKAILQHVMDEEREHAALFWQLIARLDPSQAHHDRDASEKYRLITSGAPHEAVESVGKEGGATAEDAPLPKRMTVGSLRR
- a CDS encoding response regulator, which codes for MPKNLLVADDSLTIRKVIGMIFATEDFQVTAVDNGLDAISRARELRPDVILADVMMPGKSGYEVCEAVKNDPSTQHIPVLLLAGTFEAFDENRARAARADDHVTKPFESQVLLDKVKAMVGQKSNTMPASAATQVTRPAAAPPGPAAPPPAAAGAPRPPGPGVPPGARPPGPGMPPGPGVPPGARPPGPGMPPGPGMARPPGPGMPPGPGVPPGARPPGPGMPPGPGVPPGARPPGPGMPPGPGMARPPGPGMPPGPGVPPGARPPGPGVPPAPGARPPGPGMPPGPGMARPPGPGIPPAPGAGGLPRPPAGAGLPAATPPGAQPRGRDPFGLGAPAPQAAPQPRQAQAISIEDSLPEPSGAEEISLDMGTPQAAARPAADGGEAQLRAALSKASREVIEKIAWEVVPQLAETIIREELERLIKDRETQH
- a CDS encoding chemotaxis protein CheW, whose amino-acid sequence is MAPFESGRRLCLLVEAGATRYAIEATSVMEVALPGSDGTSLRGMLEVKDLSSLLGGSPETVMGMVVVLDVSPTLAVRVRSVVEVADVAQAPFFLLPAGLGDTLAPLSRGAVLHKERLYLELIAEALPQRVGPRGPSSPPRPVLLAERPPERALILESQGRLFGLPLALVSQVVTQGEAFSMLPVQSGSVAGVFPHAQILWPIYSAPAMLGAPIQVEPFFVLTELAGQNVGWCATRVLGVRQQFEPAEGRGEFSSPGLPGPVLFLDVQHMFS
- a CDS encoding GGDEF domain-containing protein; translated protein: MARILLVDDEKMARTLYGDYLGAAGHSVTAVGGLEEAQEALASAPFDAVVTDLILPGADGMEVLRYTKERYPGTEVVVITGLDKVDPAVRAIKSGAAEYLVKPVAPEALQHAVRRALTTRDLLRENASLRQYVSLLEMGQRIATTLDRERLTLTACSALEGQTFASAVMLLMRDGFSLRLHGSSGLQPEEVATLSPVLASQLREVRTARALEGLPCSHTHVLAFPASDGEGVHGHIVLFFSSAPPENVPEVVGYLSRHYALALRNMGRFAEVEDLAYMDDLTHLYNTRYLHMVLDREVKSAQQAQTCFSLLFMDLDHFKAVNDTHGHLVGSKLLVEVGRVLKGCVRDRDVVVRYGGDEYVVLLRGTDSGGALKVAERIRRTMESHRFTPREGLALSLTTCVGVASFPEHARDKMALLDMADRAMYRGKRGTRNVVYMAAMDLEAPPAERKAAG
- the sinK gene encoding hybrid histidine protein kinase/response regulator SinK translates to MGDLTAARAAAAALQRSGAGSTQLAAEVLHELRQPLLGVKAYAQLLAESSGPTGPLKLLLAQVERMEQIISDFVRLSSDRPAPQHRLALATAAWAAAKLFSLNPDSARISLEVEAPEQITVLGNARLLEQLTLNLLNNARDAMSGRGRIKVLITTEGTSPVMYVADWGPGIPPELRDRIFEPYVSNSKRGTGLGLAVCRRIAQEHRAQITLAPSSALPDQPPPATVFRIVFPAAVEAAPPPERKRVLIVDDESIIRMVFKDLMSTECEVLEAGSGEEALEMLRSQEVDLIVTDKNLPGISGLALAQQVRRKTPGARFILMTGYPSLSTTQEALELGIIDYLLKPFDDIRQVRNLIRTALSAPPPQPRPTVGKRVDIIDDNPTSARTISEAITRLGLETRVITSLEVVALDPPRAVIVSWDFAPAHGRKALELSKALAQGAPFIVLVEHLTMETTLDSLRAGAVACLPRLLFDVPALSRELSRALKLGIP